The Sphaerospermopsis torques-reginae ITEP-024 genome has a window encoding:
- the brnA gene encoding type II toxin-antitoxin system BrnA family antitoxin gives MKAEEFDTKFDNDEDITEFLDLSQARRPGYEQKRVNIDFPVWMIEALEKEAKRLGVTSDSIIKLWLAERLEKKVITG, from the coding sequence ATGAAAGCTGAAGAATTTGATACTAAATTTGATAATGATGAAGATATCACTGAGTTTTTAGACTTATCTCAAGCACGTCGTCCCGGTTATGAACAAAAAAGAGTGAATATTGATTTTCCTGTGTGGATGATAGAAGCATTAGAAAAAGAAGCAAAACGGTTAGGTGTAACTTCTGATTCTATAATTAAATTATGGCTTGCTGAACGTCTTGAGAAAAAGGTAATTACTGGTTAG
- the crtE gene encoding geranylgeranyl diphosphate synthase CrtE: MVVTDNLQKTSEPAGFNLAAYLKERQRLCDTALDQSIPVVYPEKIYDAMRYSLLAGGKRVRPILCLATCEMIGGTIEMAMPTACAVEMIHTMSLIHDDLPAMDNDDYRRGKLTNHKVYGEDIAILAGDGLLALAFEFVASQTPENVPTQRTLQVIARLGKALGAAGLVGGQVVDLESEGKSDISLETLNFIHNHKTAALLEACVVCGGIIAGASPEDIQKLTRYSQNIGLAFQIIDDILDITATQEQLGKTAGKDITAQKVTYPSLWGIEESRAKAQQLVEEACAELESFGEKAVPLQAIAHFIINRNH, encoded by the coding sequence ATGGTAGTAACAGATAACTTGCAAAAGACATCAGAACCAGCCGGGTTTAACCTCGCTGCCTATCTCAAAGAACGACAAAGGCTTTGTGATACTGCTTTGGATCAATCAATTCCTGTCGTTTATCCAGAGAAGATTTACGATGCTATGCGCTACTCCCTCTTAGCAGGAGGTAAGCGTGTACGCCCCATTCTTTGCCTTGCTACCTGTGAAATGATTGGTGGCACTATTGAAATGGCCATGCCAACAGCTTGTGCTGTGGAAATGATCCACACCATGTCTCTAATTCATGATGACTTACCCGCAATGGATAATGATGATTACCGTCGTGGTAAGTTGACAAATCATAAAGTCTACGGCGAAGATATCGCCATTTTAGCCGGGGATGGCTTGTTAGCATTGGCTTTTGAGTTCGTAGCCTCCCAAACCCCCGAAAATGTCCCTACACAAAGAACTTTACAAGTAATTGCCCGTCTCGGTAAGGCTTTAGGTGCTGCCGGTTTAGTTGGTGGTCAGGTGGTAGATTTAGAATCAGAAGGAAAATCAGATATTTCCCTAGAAACTTTGAATTTTATTCATAACCACAAAACAGCCGCCCTCTTAGAAGCTTGTGTAGTATGTGGGGGAATAATCGCCGGCGCATCCCCAGAAGATATACAAAAATTAACTCGTTATTCTCAAAATATTGGTCTAGCCTTCCAAATCATTGATGATATTCTGGATATCACCGCTACTCAAGAACAACTAGGTAAAACCGCAGGTAAAGACATCACAGCACAAAAAGTCACCTATCCCAGCTTGTGGGGAATTGAAGAATCTCGCGCTAAAGCACAACAGCTAGTTGAAGAAGCTTGTGCAGAACTAGAAAGTTTTGGTGAAAAAGCAGTACCCCTACAAGCGATCGCTCACTTTATTATCAATCGCAATCACTAG
- a CDS encoding type II toxin-antitoxin system HicB family antitoxin translates to MKTFTAIIERDAQTKLYVGYVPGFPGAHSQGETLDELQQNLREVIEMLLEDKEPEFETEFIGIQQITLQSA, encoded by the coding sequence ATGAAAACTTTTACCGCAATTATTGAAAGAGACGCACAAACAAAACTTTATGTAGGTTATGTTCCAGGTTTTCCAGGAGCGCATTCTCAAGGAGAAACATTAGACGAATTACAGCAAAATTTACGTGAAGTAATTGAAATGCTACTCGAAGACAAAGAACCAGAATTTGAGACGGAATTTATTGGTATACAACAAATTACACTTCAGTCAGCATGA
- a CDS encoding helix-turn-helix domain-containing protein, with product MINKTGNKTLGTPKTYLELITSFPPRKITSEEELTRTQNIIDELLDQGNLTPDERDYLHLLGLVVSEYEDQNYPIRDIYGVELFKVLIEELNLQFTDLISIFEDETILSDVIAGKQTLTIEHIEKLSDFFHIDPSVFLRNV from the coding sequence ATGATAAACAAAACTGGAAACAAGACCCTTGGTACACCTAAAACATACTTAGAATTAATTACTTCTTTTCCACCCAGAAAAATCACATCTGAGGAAGAATTAACCAGAACTCAAAATATCATTGATGAATTATTAGATCAAGGAAATTTAACTCCTGATGAACGAGATTATCTACATTTATTAGGATTAGTGGTATCTGAATATGAGGATCAAAATTATCCCATTCGTGATATTTATGGGGTAGAATTATTTAAAGTATTAATAGAAGAATTGAATTTACAATTTACAGATTTAATATCAATTTTTGAAGATGAAACTATATTGTCTGATGTTATAGCGGGAAAACAAACCCTCACCATTGAACACATCGAGAAACTTAGTGATTTCTTTCATATTGATCCATCTGTATTTTTAAGAAATGTTTAA
- a CDS encoding BrnT family toxin, with protein MEFEFDPNKSATNKTKHKINFIEAQKLWNDTNRIEIPARTTDEPRFLVIGKIGDKHWSAVITYRSDKIRIISVRRSRTEEVNIYES; from the coding sequence ATGGAATTTGAATTTGATCCTAACAAAAGTGCAACAAATAAAACTAAACATAAAATCAATTTTATTGAAGCACAAAAACTGTGGAATGATACAAACCGTATAGAAATACCTGCACGCACAACCGATGAACCCAGATTTCTAGTTATTGGTAAAATAGGTGATAAACATTGGTCAGCAGTCATTACCTATCGTAGTGATAAAATAAGGATTATTTCTGTTCGTCGTTCTCGTACTGAAGAGGTAAATATTTATGAAAGCTGA
- the folD gene encoding bifunctional methylenetetrahydrofolate dehydrogenase/methenyltetrahydrofolate cyclohydrolase FolD, giving the protein METKTAKILDGKALAAKIQKELGATIAEVQPKIGRPPGLAVLMVGDNPASAAYVSNKEKACAKVGIASFGKHFPTQTSQTELEEVIAELNEDERVDGILVQLPLPNHLDAISLLHKIAPDKDADGLHPVNLGRLVRTEAGLRSCTPAGVMRLLEEYKIPLVGKQAVVVGRSILVGKPMALMLLDADATVTIAHSRTQNLKTITQNADILVAAAGIPGFITADMVKLGAVVVDVGINRVTDSSGKSRLVGDIDFAATANVAEYITPVPGGIGPMTVAMLLQNTVSSYLRTNSN; this is encoded by the coding sequence ATGGAAACAAAAACAGCGAAAATCCTTGATGGTAAAGCATTAGCCGCTAAAATTCAGAAAGAATTAGGTGCTACCATCGCAGAAGTACAACCGAAAATTGGCCGACCTCCTGGTTTAGCAGTGTTGATGGTTGGAGATAACCCCGCCTCAGCAGCTTATGTCAGCAACAAAGAAAAAGCCTGTGCTAAAGTGGGGATTGCTTCCTTTGGTAAACACTTTCCCACCCAAACCAGCCAAACTGAACTAGAAGAAGTCATTGCAGAACTTAACGAAGATGAACGGGTAGATGGAATTTTAGTACAGTTACCCCTACCCAATCATTTGGATGCTATAAGTCTTTTACATAAAATTGCCCCAGATAAAGACGCTGATGGACTCCACCCAGTAAACTTAGGGCGTTTGGTGCGAACTGAGGCAGGTTTACGCAGTTGCACCCCTGCCGGAGTAATGCGACTACTAGAAGAATATAAAATTCCCCTGGTGGGAAAACAAGCAGTAGTAGTAGGACGTAGTATCTTAGTGGGTAAGCCAATGGCGTTAATGCTGTTAGATGCTGATGCTACAGTTACCATTGCCCACTCCCGCACCCAAAACCTAAAAACCATCACCCAAAACGCTGATATTCTTGTTGCAGCAGCAGGTATTCCCGGATTCATCACTGCTGACATGGTAAAACTAGGCGCTGTTGTGGTAGATGTGGGAATAAATCGCGTCACCGATAGCAGTGGTAAAAGTCGTTTAGTGGGCGATATTGATTTTGCGGCAACTGCTAATGTGGCAGAATATATTACCCCCGTTCCTGGTGGTATTGGTCCGATGACAGTTGCCATGTTACTGCAAAATACAGTCTCTAGCTATTTACGGACAAACAGTAACTAA
- a CDS encoding AAA family ATPase, translating to MLKKLILENWKSFRYAELPLDPLTVLIGTNASGKSNVVEALEFLQRIANGENIETALAGDKTLSSIRGGVQCAARHGEKEFSLKVLIGSDDDDYLYNVKIQTLPDCQILQEDIKSDLYYHEQGIYLKKFTLKTGHNNRSNLNNTGNSFSLSDLFENNILYNTTEGGNMVFSKEVKDIFLPAKKKVQEFVVSNLENMLTLNPIPSTMRDYSRLSENLESDGSNIAGVLAALPDDKKAEVENTLSEYIKYLPEGDIKKVLAEPVGRLKTDAMLYCQEEWKPGEITEIDARIMSDGTLRFLAILTALLTRPEGSQIVIEEIDNGLHPSRAALLVKILKEIGSKRNIDILLTTHNPALLDAFGSEIVPFVVVAHRDLETGESKLTLLEDIENFPKLFASYSLGQMTTKGAIERSLSHGV from the coding sequence ATGCTGAAAAAACTGATTCTCGAAAATTGGAAAAGTTTCCGTTATGCTGAACTTCCCCTTGATCCTTTAACTGTACTTATTGGAACTAATGCAAGTGGTAAGTCTAATGTTGTTGAAGCTTTGGAATTTTTACAAAGAATAGCTAATGGTGAAAATATTGAAACAGCTTTAGCAGGTGATAAAACACTTTCTTCTATTCGTGGTGGTGTTCAATGTGCTGCAAGACATGGTGAAAAAGAGTTTAGTTTAAAGGTGTTAATTGGAAGTGACGATGATGATTATTTATATAATGTGAAAATACAAACATTGCCTGATTGTCAAATACTACAAGAAGATATTAAAAGTGATTTATATTATCACGAACAAGGGATTTACTTAAAAAAGTTTACTTTAAAAACAGGACACAACAATAGAAGTAATCTCAACAATACAGGTAATAGTTTTAGTTTGAGCGATTTATTTGAAAACAACATTCTATATAACACTACTGAAGGTGGTAACATGGTTTTTAGTAAAGAGGTTAAAGATATATTCTTACCCGCAAAAAAGAAAGTTCAAGAGTTTGTAGTATCTAATTTAGAAAATATGTTAACTCTTAATCCAATTCCATCTACAATGCGTGATTATTCCCGACTATCTGAAAACCTAGAAAGCGACGGTTCAAATATTGCTGGAGTTTTAGCAGCATTACCAGATGACAAAAAAGCAGAAGTTGAAAATACCCTATCTGAATATATCAAATATTTACCAGAAGGTGATATTAAAAAAGTATTGGCTGAACCAGTAGGAAGACTGAAAACAGATGCAATGCTGTACTGTCAAGAAGAATGGAAACCAGGAGAAATAACAGAAATTGATGCTAGAATTATGTCAGATGGAACATTGCGATTTCTAGCAATTCTCACAGCATTATTAACCCGTCCCGAAGGTAGTCAAATTGTTATAGAAGAAATAGATAACGGTTTACATCCTTCCCGTGCAGCATTATTAGTAAAAATATTAAAAGAAATTGGTAGTAAACGCAATATTGATATTTTATTAACCACCCATAACCCCGCTTTACTTGATGCTTTTGGTTCAGAAATAGTTCCCTTTGTAGTTGTTGCACATCGAGATTTAGAAACTGGAGAAAGTAAACTTACCTTATTAGAAGATATTGAAAACTTCCCTAAATTATTTGCTTCCTATTCCTTGGGACAAATGACAACAAAAGGAGCAATTGAACGCAGTCTTTCTCATGGCGTATAA
- a CDS encoding protein kinase domain-containing protein has translation MIGKILRQRYQIIQELELEKGGFGETYLAEDLDIPITPKPIHVVKRLKPTEIDRDTIRLFKQEAQILHKLGQNHDQIPKLYAYFQEDENFYLIQEFIEGKDLTNEISPGKKLSEAEVIQLLRDVLEILVYVHDNRVIHRDLKPANIMRRKDGKLVLIDFGAIKQINTTIAMKSGSTTRTIRIGTPGYTPLEQAMGKPKFSSDIYALGMTAIQALIDLSPRLLPEDDNGEIIWIDQVEVSYKLRTFITKMVRYDWRQRYRNAKEALDVLNQVFSIVESQNTKPVTQSVVKQQNTQPLTEQISNKSNQGGVEQGNQLFNLQRYQEAIASYDKSIAIKPNYHEGWYKRGVSLRKLQKYQAAIASYDQAIAIKPDYHQAWCGRGVSLWYLQRYEEALKCYEKAISIKPDEQLYINNRNDLLKQLGRSS, from the coding sequence ATGATTGGTAAGATTCTCCGTCAACGTTACCAGATTATCCAAGAACTAGAACTAGAAAAAGGTGGTTTTGGGGAAACTTACCTTGCAGAAGATTTAGATATCCCTATTACTCCTAAACCTATTCATGTAGTTAAACGGTTAAAACCTACAGAAATTGACCGAGATACTATCCGTTTATTTAAACAAGAAGCACAGATTTTACATAAATTAGGACAAAATCACGATCAAATTCCTAAATTGTATGCCTATTTTCAGGAAGATGAAAACTTTTATTTAATTCAAGAATTTATTGAAGGTAAAGATTTAACTAATGAAATCAGTCCTGGTAAAAAGTTAAGTGAAGCTGAAGTAATTCAACTTTTACGAGATGTTTTAGAAATATTGGTTTATGTCCATGACAATAGAGTTATTCATAGGGATCTTAAACCTGCCAATATTATGCGACGTAAAGATGGGAAGTTAGTATTAATTGATTTTGGTGCAATCAAACAAATTAATACTACTATTGCCATGAAATCAGGTTCTACTACCCGAACTATTCGTATTGGTACGCCCGGATATACGCCTTTAGAACAGGCTATGGGTAAACCTAAATTTAGTAGTGATATTTATGCTTTAGGTATGACAGCAATTCAGGCATTAATTGATTTGTCTCCTCGGTTATTACCAGAAGATGATAATGGCGAAATTATTTGGATTGATCAAGTAGAAGTAAGTTATAAACTAAGAACATTTATCACTAAAATGGTGCGATATGATTGGCGACAACGTTATAGAAATGCTAAGGAAGCGTTGGATGTATTAAATCAGGTTTTTTCCATTGTTGAATCACAGAATACAAAGCCAGTAACACAGTCAGTTGTTAAACAACAGAATACACAACCATTAACAGAGCAAATATCAAATAAATCAAATCAAGGCGGGGTTGAACAAGGTAATCAACTATTTAATTTACAAAGATACCAAGAAGCGATCGCATCTTACGATAAATCTATTGCTATTAAACCTAACTATCATGAAGGTTGGTATAAACGGGGTGTTTCCCTAAGAAAATTACAAAAATACCAAGCAGCGATCGCATCTTATGATCAAGCTATTGCTATTAAACCTGACTATCATCAAGCTTGGTGTGGACGGGGTGTTTCCTTATGGTATTTACAAAGGTATGAAGAAGCATTAAAATGTTATGAAAAAGCAATTAGTATTAAACCAGATGAACAACTTTATATCAACAATCGCAATGATTTATTAAAACAATTAGGCCGTTCCAGTTAG
- a CDS encoding NUDIX hydrolase, producing MNHQIPQVAIVILHQKQKYLMQLRDNIPTIAAAGCWGLFGGHLEADETPEIALVREVKEEISYELPSFVKFGIYSDERVIRYVFQAPLLVGLEQLVLNEGWDMGLLTREDIERGSCYSLIAGEFRPLGSTHQKIMLDFITGDR from the coding sequence ATGAATCATCAAATACCCCAAGTTGCAATAGTCATTCTACACCAAAAGCAGAAATACCTCATGCAGCTACGGGACAATATCCCCACTATAGCTGCTGCTGGTTGTTGGGGTTTATTTGGTGGACATTTAGAAGCTGATGAAACCCCAGAAATAGCACTGGTGCGGGAAGTAAAAGAAGAAATCAGTTATGAGTTACCTTCTTTTGTTAAATTTGGGATCTATTCCGATGAGAGAGTTATTCGTTATGTTTTTCAAGCACCATTATTAGTAGGATTAGAGCAACTGGTTTTAAATGAAGGCTGGGATATGGGATTATTAACAAGGGAAGATATTGAAAGGGGTAGTTGTTATTCTCTTATTGCTGGAGAATTTAGACCTTTAGGAAGTACCCATCAAAAAATTATGCTTGATTTTATAACAGGTGACAGGTGA
- a CDS encoding type II toxin-antitoxin system HigB family toxin yields the protein MHIISKKRIKEFSQQHPKAESNLETWYKIVSKAKWENFVQLRQVFPSADLVGNLTVFNISGNNYRLIALVDYQYQEVYIRHILTHAEYDKQNWKQDPWYT from the coding sequence ATGCACATTATCAGCAAAAAAAGAATAAAAGAATTTTCTCAACAGCATCCCAAAGCTGAATCAAATTTAGAAACATGGTATAAAATTGTTAGTAAAGCTAAATGGGAAAATTTTGTTCAATTACGTCAAGTATTTCCATCTGCTGATTTAGTTGGTAATTTGACTGTTTTTAATATTAGTGGTAATAATTACCGACTAATTGCATTAGTAGACTATCAATATCAAGAAGTGTATATTCGCCATATCCTTACCCATGCAGAATATGATAAACAAAACTGGAAACAAGACCCTTGGTACACCTAA
- the brnA gene encoding type II toxin-antitoxin system BrnA family antitoxin has translation MKAEEFDTKFDNDEDITEFLDLSQARRPGYEQKRVNIDFPVWMIEALEKEGRRLGITRDSIIKLWLSEHLKKKLSKSDRIYRRKRRRKDKERRITT, from the coding sequence ATGAAAGCGGAAGAATTTGATACTAAATTTGACAATGATGAAGATATCACTGAGTTTTTAGACTTATCTCAAGCACGTCGTCCCGGTTATGAACAAAAAAGAGTGAATATTGATTTTCCTGTGTGGATGATAGAAGCATTGGAAAAAGAAGGAAGACGTTTAGGTATCACTCGTGATTCTATTATAAAGTTATGGCTGAGTGAACATCTTAAGAAGAAACTAAGCAAGAGTGACAGAATATATAGACGCAAAAGACGTAGAAAAGACAAAGAAAGAAGAATTACAACCTAA
- a CDS encoding tetratricopeptide repeat protein, protein MISYYRWLKKYEEAIVSYDKAIAIKPDYHEAWYNRGVALDKLKKYEEAIVSYDKAIAIKPDYHEAWYNRGIILDDLQRY, encoded by the coding sequence ATTATCAGTTATTATAGATGGTTAAAAAAGTATGAAGAAGCGATCGTATCTTATGATAAAGCGATTGCCATTAAACCTGACTACCATGAAGCTTGGTATAATCGAGGAGTTGCTTTAGATAAGTTAAAAAAGTATGAAGAAGCGATCGTATCTTATGATAAAGCGATTGCCATTAAACCTGACTACCATGAAGCTTGGTATAACCGAGGAATTATCCTAGACGATTTACAAAGATACTGA
- a CDS encoding BrnT family toxin → MEFEFDPNKSASNKTKHKIDFIEAQKLWTDTNRIEIPARTTDEPRFLIIGKIRHKHWSAVITYRSDKIRIISVRRSRTEEVNIYESGRI, encoded by the coding sequence ATGGAATTTGAGTTTGACCCTAATAAAAGTGCAAGCAATAAAACTAAACATAAAATTGATTTTATTGAAGCACAAAAACTGTGGACAGATACAAACCGTATAGAAATACCCGCACGCACAACCGATGAACCCAGATTTTTAATAATTGGTAAAATACGTCATAAACATTGGTCAGCAGTCATTACCTATCGAAGTGATAAAATAAGGATTATTTCTGTTCGTCGTTCTCGTACTGAAGAGGTAAATATTTATGAAAGCGGAAGAATTTGA
- a CDS encoding YgiT-type zinc finger protein, with amino-acid sequence MTEYIDAKDVEKTKKEELQPKQVEKILKGGNHTVIIQIEAEVCLNCGERLYKPEIVRKFAQIRTKLKNQQTEDFQVIGQSFRIPV; translated from the coding sequence GTGACAGAATATATAGACGCAAAAGACGTAGAAAAGACAAAGAAAGAAGAATTACAACCTAAACAAGTTGAAAAAATCCTCAAAGGAGGAAATCATACTGTTATTATCCAAATAGAAGCAGAAGTTTGTTTAAACTGTGGAGAAAGATTATATAAACCCGAAATCGTTAGAAAATTTGCCCAAATTCGGACTAAACTAAAAAATCAACAAACCGAAGATTTTCAAGTTATTGGTCAATCTTTTCGTATTCCTGTTTAA
- a CDS encoding YgiT-type zinc finger protein, with protein sequence MKPKKCPTCQGELQTKQVEKILKGGNHTAIIQVEAEVCLNCGERLYP encoded by the coding sequence ATGAAACCTAAAAAATGCCCCACTTGTCAAGGTGAATTACAAACTAAACAAGTAGAAAAAATCCTCAAAGGCGGAAATCATACTGCTATTATCCAAGTAGAAGCAGAAGTTTGTTTAAACTGTGGAGAACGATTATATCCGTAA
- a CDS encoding type II toxin-antitoxin system HicA family toxin, producing MSNIPVLKPQEVVRILENLGFVEVRQTGSHKQFRHADGRGTTVPFHKGRDIAPTLLRKIASDINLTVEEFLEAR from the coding sequence ATGAGCAATATTCCTGTTCTTAAACCTCAAGAAGTAGTGCGTATTTTAGAAAATCTTGGATTTGTAGAAGTGCGTCAAACTGGTTCTCACAAACAGTTCCGTCATGCAGATGGTAGAGGAACAACCGTTCCCTTTCACAAAGGACGTGATATTGCACCGACTTTGTTACGCAAAATTGCTAGTGATATCAATTTAACAGTTGAGGAATTTTTGGAAGCTCGCTAA
- a CDS encoding AI-2E family transporter, whose product MQIKNKFPRWLTFGLAFPLIILNGWLLIQVVQYFQPLVSVVSVAVLLSFVLDYPIKFFNQKGVPRNLAIAGVLLLAILILGAVGVILVPLIFQQLNELVNILPVWIDSGTQQLQAFLNWAATQQDLPVNISGLATQLLEKISSQFQSFTGKILGFAFDTIGFLVNLLLAIVLTIYLILNGEKLWDGLYQWFPSYISIKVRALLKEDFQNYFIGQATLGAILAVTVTLAFVALRIPLALLFGIAIGFFSLFPFGTGIGIGIVSLLVALENFWEGVEVAAIAVTIDQINSNIVAPRLLGNLTGLNPVWVVISLLIGAKLGGVLGLLVAIPIASFIKDIADSWRAGELRKLDEVDGSVGEIKEGLEVR is encoded by the coding sequence ATGCAAATAAAAAATAAATTTCCACGCTGGTTAACTTTCGGTTTAGCTTTTCCTCTAATCATTCTCAATGGTTGGTTATTAATTCAGGTTGTGCAATATTTTCAACCTTTGGTAAGCGTTGTTTCTGTAGCTGTTTTATTATCTTTTGTTTTAGACTATCCCATCAAATTTTTCAATCAAAAGGGAGTACCACGTAATTTAGCTATTGCAGGAGTGCTGCTTTTAGCCATATTAATTTTAGGAGCAGTTGGTGTAATTTTAGTACCTTTGATTTTTCAACAACTGAACGAATTAGTGAATATTCTTCCTGTTTGGATAGATTCGGGAACTCAACAATTACAAGCTTTTTTGAATTGGGCAGCAACACAACAAGATTTACCTGTTAATATTAGTGGTTTAGCTACGCAGTTGTTAGAAAAAATCTCTAGTCAATTTCAATCTTTTACTGGTAAAATTTTGGGTTTTGCTTTTGATACTATTGGATTCTTAGTTAATTTATTGTTAGCCATTGTTTTAACAATTTACCTAATTTTAAATGGTGAAAAATTGTGGGATGGACTTTATCAATGGTTTCCCAGTTATATTAGTATAAAGGTGAGAGCATTACTTAAAGAGGATTTTCAAAATTATTTTATTGGCCAAGCAACTTTAGGAGCAATTTTAGCAGTAACAGTTACTTTAGCATTTGTGGCTTTAAGGATTCCTTTAGCGTTATTATTTGGTATTGCGATTGGGTTTTTCTCTCTTTTCCCTTTTGGTACGGGAATTGGTATTGGTATTGTCAGTTTGTTGGTAGCTTTAGAGAACTTTTGGGAAGGGGTGGAAGTTGCTGCTATTGCGGTGACAATTGATCAAATTAATTCTAATATTGTTGCACCGAGATTGTTAGGAAATTTAACTGGTTTAAATCCGGTTTGGGTGGTAATTTCTTTATTAATTGGTGCTAAATTGGGTGGTGTTTTGGGTTTGTTGGTAGCGATTCCTATCGCTAGTTTTATTAAGGATATTGCGGATAGTTGGAGGGCGGGTGAGTTGAGGAAATTGGATGAGGTTGATGGTAGTGTTGGGGAAATTAAGGAAGGTTTAGAAGTGAGGTGA
- a CDS encoding divergent PAP2 family protein, with protein MQDIGDIFNNRVLLVALVACFVAQGLKLIVEVIKHQKVDLRVLVTTGGMPSAHSALVTALAAGVGQTIGWSSPDFAVAAVFAIIVMYDAAGVRQAAGKQARILNQMIDELFHEKPDFFQDRLKELLGHTPVQVIAGSILGVTISWLARAAY; from the coding sequence ATGCAGGACATAGGCGACATTTTCAACAACCGGGTGCTACTGGTTGCACTTGTGGCTTGTTTTGTTGCTCAAGGATTAAAACTGATCGTTGAAGTCATAAAACATCAAAAAGTGGATCTGCGTGTCTTAGTGACTACCGGAGGTATGCCTAGCGCCCATTCAGCTTTAGTCACAGCTTTAGCTGCTGGAGTTGGGCAAACCATAGGTTGGTCATCTCCAGATTTTGCTGTAGCTGCGGTATTTGCCATCATTGTTATGTACGACGCAGCCGGAGTGCGCCAAGCAGCAGGTAAGCAAGCTCGCATACTCAATCAGATGATTGATGAATTATTTCATGAAAAACCAGACTTTTTCCAAGACCGTCTCAAAGAACTACTTGGACATACACCAGTTCAAGTCATAGCTGGTTCAATTTTAGGTGTCACCATTTCTTGGTTAGCTAGAGCCGCTTATTAG